AGCGCAAACTGGATTCGATCGATCCCTGTTCTGCGCCTCGACTCCATCACGGTCTGCCACGAGCTCGGCACTCCATCTTCTCCATTCAGAGAACCTGCGACCGCGCGAAAGTAGAAGTTTGCAAACACCACATCCAGCGTCAATAGCCAGCCTGCATCCTTCCATCCACCAGCAGGAGGCCGTGTATCTACCTCTTGCGTCACTCTCAAATAAAGCTGGTTGAACCACTTCAGTCCATCCTCATTCTCCAGGACAGCATCAATCTTCTCCATCAGAGCGATCACATCCTCCACTGTCGTCGGGACAACTCCACTCACAACCCCATACAACGCCTGGTCCTCTACAGCCACCGCCATATATAAACCTCCCACTCATTTGCAATCACGTTTTTTGATAGCGTCCAAAACAGAAACCAGCATACAGAGGTCACGAACAGAGCCAAAGCCTCATTGGGGCAGGTCCGCAGGGAGCAGAGCCAAAGAGCCTGCAATTTGTCCCGCATTTAAAAAATCAATCTGAATACCGGCATTCATGTTTGTTATATAAATAGTTACATCAATAAATATTGATTATTATCATGAAAGAGGATTCCTCTTTCATGGCGAATCTCACACAGCAGGTCTTCAACGCAACCGCTTCCACCTACGATGCCGATCGTTCTCGTCTGATTCCCGGTTGCGACCGTTTCTACGGTTGGGCCATCGATCTGATCCCTGTAAATGCGAAGAACATTCTCGAACTTGGAGCTGGCTCGGGACTCTACACTCAGCTCATTCGCGATCGATTCCCCAAAGCAAACATCCATCTCATGGACTTCTCCGGCTCCATGCTGGCTCTTGCGCAAAATCGTCTGGGAAATGATCCGCTGATTACTTACTCGCAGGCGGATTACCTCACGGAGCCTTTTCCCCACCAGCTCTGCGCCGTCGTCTCCTCCCTTTCGATTCATCATCTTGAAGATGATGGAAAGCGCGCCATCTTTCGCAAAGCCTATAGTGCGTTGCTTCCAAATGGAGTCTTTATTAATGCAGAACAGGTCGCAGGTCCCACTCCGGAATTGGAGACACGCTATAAGGACCTCTGGCTCGAACAGGTTCGCGCTGCGGGAGCGACTGAACAGCAGATCATCGATTCCCTCTATCGTCAGCAGGAAGATCGTTGCGCCACAGTAGAAAACCAGCTTCTCTGGATGCGGGAGGCGGGATTTGCCGACGCCGATTGCTGGTACAAAGAAAACCGCTTTGCCGTCTTTTCCGGCACACGTCCCTGAGCGATGAATCGCATCTTCCATCGAAACCGTCTAATCTGAAAGCAGCTCAGGGGATTCGATCTTATGAAGCGCGTTCGGTATACCAAATTCACCGGAGATCTCTCGTCCAGCTTCGATCTTGAAGACCTGATGCAGGCCCTCTCCGATTTTCTGCTCGACTCCGGCTTCAACGACCCCTACTCCAACTTCAGCGAGTTCAACGACCAAACGCTGGAGAATTTGCGTGAGGCCATTCGTCAGGCCCTTGAATCCGGTGAACTCTTCGACGAAGAAGCACAGGAAAAGTTCGAATCGCTCAGCGGAGATCAGATCGAAGAGTTAATCGACAAGATTATCCAGAAGATGCAGGAGCAAAACCTTATCAATGCCGAGATGCCTCAGCAGGGTCAGGGTGAGTTCGGACAAGCCAACGAGAATGCCCGTTTCGAGGTCACCGATAAGGGCATGGACTTTCTTGGCTACAAGGCCCTTCGCGATCTTCTTGGCCCTCTCGGAAAATCCAATCTAGGCCGTCACGATACCCGCCACGAAGCTTCCGGGGTAGAGATCAACGGTTCTTCCAAACTTTACGAATTCGGGGACTCGCTCAATCTCGACATCACTGCAACCTTTTCGAGCGTCTTTTCACGTGAAGGGATCCGCACCGCAGTCGAAGGAGAAGAACACACTCCACTCAACATTGAGTACTCCGATCTGCACGTTCATCAGTCGGACTATCAATCCTCCTGCGCAACCGTTGTCTTGCTCGACTGCTCGCATTCCATGATTCTCTACGGCGAAGACCGCTTCACCCCGGCTAAGCGCGTGGCGATGGCGCTCTCTCACCTCATTCGTACCCAATTCCCCGGCGACACTTTAAATCTTGTTCTTTTCCATGACACCGCCGAAGAGATTCCCGTTTCCCAGCTCTCGCGCGTCAAGGTTGGCCCGCACTACACCAATACCAAGGACGGCCTGCGTCTGGCGCAGCGTATTCTCGCTCGACAGAACAAAGATATGAAGCAGATCGTGATGATTACCGATGGCAAGCCCTCGGCTCTTACGCTGGCCGACGGACGAATCTATAAGAACGCCTTCGGACTCGATCCGCTGGTCATCGAAGAAACTCTGGAAGAAGTTTCGCGCTGTAAACGCTCCGGCATCATGATTAATACCTTCATGCTGGCCAACGACTTTACCTTGATGCAGTTCGTTCAACAGGTAAGCTCCATGTGCCGCGGCAAGGCCTACTTCACCACCCCTCAGACTCTCGGCAACTACCTGCTCATGGATTTCATGTCCCGCCGCATGAAGACGGTGCACTAGAGGGGTGATGTCCGCTTTGCGTCCATGAAAACAGAGCACTAGAAGGATAATTTCCGTCCGTCATTCTGAGCCATCAGCGAGGGTCCCTGTATTCTTCCCGAAGCGCCAATGCTCTCAACAATAGAGCAATATTTCACAAAAGAGCTGGAACCCTTCTTCTATCCTTTCCGTATATTTCTGCGTCATACATGCCAGCGCATCGGCTTCGTATGCGTAAAAGGAGTTCCATGACACCCCAGGAACAACAGATGCTTCAAGGTCTGATCCA
This portion of the Edaphobacter sp. 4G125 genome encodes:
- a CDS encoding vWA domain-containing protein gives rise to the protein MKRVRYTKFTGDLSSSFDLEDLMQALSDFLLDSGFNDPYSNFSEFNDQTLENLREAIRQALESGELFDEEAQEKFESLSGDQIEELIDKIIQKMQEQNLINAEMPQQGQGEFGQANENARFEVTDKGMDFLGYKALRDLLGPLGKSNLGRHDTRHEASGVEINGSSKLYEFGDSLNLDITATFSSVFSREGIRTAVEGEEHTPLNIEYSDLHVHQSDYQSSCATVVLLDCSHSMILYGEDRFTPAKRVAMALSHLIRTQFPGDTLNLVLFHDTAEEIPVSQLSRVKVGPHYTNTKDGLRLAQRILARQNKDMKQIVMITDGKPSALTLADGRIYKNAFGLDPLVIEETLEEVSRCKRSGIMINTFMLANDFTLMQFVQQVSSMCRGKAYFTTPQTLGNYLLMDFMSRRMKTVH
- a CDS encoding class I SAM-dependent methyltransferase produces the protein MANLTQQVFNATASTYDADRSRLIPGCDRFYGWAIDLIPVNAKNILELGAGSGLYTQLIRDRFPKANIHLMDFSGSMLALAQNRLGNDPLITYSQADYLTEPFPHQLCAVVSSLSIHHLEDDGKRAIFRKAYSALLPNGVFINAEQVAGPTPELETRYKDLWLEQVRAAGATEQQIIDSLYRQQEDRCATVENQLLWMREAGFADADCWYKENRFAVFSGTRP